In the genome of Caldisphaera lagunensis DSM 15908, the window CTTAATGCAACAATAAAATAATAATGACTTTCTGCTGATTTAATAATAAGGGTACCATTATTACTTATGTTTTTAGCAATATTATAAGATAAGTTGCATAGATTACTTCTATTTGAAATTAATGCACTGTTATAATAATTTAAAGATTCATTAAGCAAGGACTCATATTTAGATATATTATATCCTAAGGATGATGCCTTTGAAATATAGTTATAAGCATTTTGAATTTCATTAAAGGTTTCATTACAGCTTATATTGGATGAAAAAGATATGTTTGAAATTATCGGTATTAGCAACACCAAAAATATTACTGTTAGCAACACTAATTTAGGTTTCAATTGTGCCCCCCTTTTATTTGATACTATTTTAAATTTAAGTTTTCTTCCTTTAAGAATTAATTTGAAAATAAATTCCCCTATACTATAATAAAAATAGGAGAAAAAGTTGATAATATCAACAATATTGCTCATATTAGCAATATCTATATTTATAATTCACATATCAATTCCTACATTTTATTATAGATACATGTTAAGTAATTCTAAATGCAATCTTAAAAATAATGAAGATTTGGATTTAGATAATTACCCTTTAGTATCTATAATTATTCCAACTTACAATGAAGAAAAAACTATAGAGGAAAAAATTAAAGATATACTTAGGCAAGATTATGAAAAGGATAAAATGGAAATTATAGTTGTTGATTCAGCAAGTAATGATAATACTGTAAATATAGCAAAGAAGCTTAATGTGAAGGTTTTTCAACAAAGTGAGAGAAGAGGGAAAGCAAATGCATTAAATTATGCTTTAAAAAATGTAAATGGAGATATTGTTATAATAACAGATGCTGATTCATCTTGGGAAACTTTAGATACAATAAAGAAAGCAGTAATCTATTTAAAAAAATTTGGAGGAGTAACATGTATTAAAAAAGTAAGAAATAACTCAATTGAAAGTACCTATAGGGATCTATATAACGTGTTAAGATTAGGAGAAAGCTGTATTTATTCAACTCCAATAGCCCATGGAGAGTTCCTTGCATTTAGAAGAGGTTTAATTGAAAGTTTTAATGAGGAAATTGGAGCAGATGATAGCAGTTCTTCTCATGAAATATCATTAAAGGGGGAAAGGTTTGTTGCTGTAAATGATATAATATGCAGCGAGCTTGTTCCCAAAGAAGGATACATTCATTGGAGGATTAGAAGGGCCAAACATTTAATTCAACACTTTTCTAGAGCAATTCGTGATATAAATAAAGTAAAGGATAAAGGTTATAAAAAAATATTGATTATTGAATATTATATTCATTTAATTAACCCATGGCTTTTAATTATAGCTTTGTCTCTTGATTTGATATCGTCATTTTTAGGAAACATTATCTCTTTATTTTTAATATTTGCATTTTTCATTTCATTATTATCATCTCAAATAAGAACGTGGGTTATAATGCAGTTTTTGCTAGCAATTTCACAAATTAAAAACTTCTTTAACAAGGAGATTGTATGGAAAAAAGAAAAAAAGTAATCAATCTTTTTCCATTAAAATACCTTCTTTCATTATATAAATTTTATCTGCAATACCTTCAATCATGTAAGGTGATGAAAAAACTATTATTTTTTCTTTAATTTTAAGTTCTTTTAACTTTTTAATTATTATTTCTTCTCCTATATCATCTTGGTTAGAGAAAGGCTCATCAAGTATTAATACCTTGGGATCTTTAGCAATTGCTGAAGCTATTGATACCCTCTGCTTTTCACCTCCACTTAAATTATCAACAACTTCACCTTCTTTTCCTTTTAAATTCATCTCATTTATTAATTCAATAGAAATTTTTTCGGCCTCCTTTTTATTAATTCCTTTAAGTAATAAAGGTAATGATATGCTTTCCAATACATTTAATCCCGGAATTAGTCTATATTGTTGTTCAACATATCCAATATAATTAAGCCTTATCTTAGACAGATTACTTTCTTTATAGTTTGTTATATTTTTATTAAAATAAATAACATTACCTTCATCTACCTTTTGAATAAGTGATAACACCTTCAGTAAAGTGGTTTTTCCTGATCCATTTTTTCCATATATTTCAACAATTTCTCCTTTGTTTAATGTTAAATTCGCCCTTTTTATTATTTCTTTTTTATTCTTTGATACCTTTATTTCTATAAGTTTAATCATTCCTGTCACCTATAATATATAACATATATGTAGGGAGACCTCATTACAACATCTGAGTTAAGGTTTATTGGAAGAATATTTAAATTATAAACATTTATAGGAGTGTAAAAACCGAGTTCAAAATTCTCTTTATATAAAATTAGAAGACCATGCATGTTTCCGCTTAATATCATGTTTATATTAGTTAAACTATTAAATAAATAAGCAACCTTAACATCTCCATATAAAGGAAAATTTCCAGTGTTTAATTTATATACAGTAAAGGCACTATTAACAAACCCATAAGAATACCTCCATTGGGAAGAAAGGTACCAGTGAAGGCTATATAAAAGGTTTGTTGAAATTATTGAAATTGTTAAGATTCCCGTAATTATTGATAGAATTATTTCAGAAAAAATTAAGGATCTCCTTTTAGGTATTGTGTTAAATAATAGACCTGAAACAATGCCTCCTCCTATTATTATATAGTTTACAAACCTATATGAAATTAATTGCAAAGCAGTATTTGAAATTATTGCATATAGAAATGATGAGGTAAATACCAAAAAGAGGGAAGAAACTACTAAATGATCTTTTGGTTTAAAAAACTCAAACTCAGTCCACAAAGGTATTAAAAGTATTAATGGTAAACCTATAAGCGCTATTTGCCAATCATATTTTTTGTTTGACAGAACTATGAAATTAAAGGTTGAGATGTAAAGTATAGATAATCCAAGAAAAATTAATAAAAAATAGTAGTAGCTTTTAAAATATATATGATACTTTGGCATAAAGAATATATAAGTAAAAACTATTAAAATTATATAAAATGAGAAAGTTGGAGTAATAGAGTTTACTAAATATCCTTTAACTCCATAAACTCCATAAGAAATATAATATATTAAAAAAGAAAGTGCCAAGATTAGAGATGTAATTAATAAGAACTTATCATTATTTCTATATTTTAATAATAATTCCTTTCTATTACCATAAATATATTTTATGCTAAATTTTAGGATAGGGATTAATAATAAGGTTGATACAAGAAAAATTGTTGGTAACGGATGTGTTATAACTAATGTAATCGATGTTAATGAAATTAAGATTAAATCTTTAATATTTTTAGCAAAATATGATAGTAAAAGAATTGCAAAAAAGAAGGGATAAGCAAACACTTCTTTTAATAATGATGATGTAAATATGAGAAATGGTCCAGAGAAAAAAGTAAAAGATATTGATATTAATCCATTACCTCCTAGTTTCTTTATAAATAAATAAAAAAGCAACATTGATTCACCTATAATCAATGAATTGATTACGGAATATACATAAAACGGAGAAATTCCTGTTGCTTTCGATACAACTGATGCAAAGAGCAATACTCCAGGAATTCTATTATTATATCCTCCTAAAGCTGAATTATTCCATATCCTGACATTACTATTGCTTACTATTATGTTTGTTTCTCTTATTAATGGCCAAACATCTGTTGATAGGGGTTCTCTTAAAATAAATAAAGGTAATAATCTGATAAATATAGCTAGAGAAATTATTAATAATAAATAATAATATGTATCCTTTCTTTTATTTTTATTATTCATTATAATCACCATTGTTGATAATAATACTTATAGTAGAGATTACCATTATTGATATTAACGTTGATAACATAATATAAATGTTTATTGAGGGTATTAATGGAAGACCTAATAAATTTGTTGATAATAAATACTTTATTTTATTAAAAATAAATAGAGATATAATAAAAGAAATTAGCAATAATAAAAGGCTTATGGCAATTGAATTAAACATGATTTTCATCTTTGATATACCATAGTTATTTAATATTTCTATCCTATCCTTATCTATTAAGTTAAAAATAAGGCCAATAGTATAAGAGGCTATCGAAATTATTAATGCTGATGCTATTGCAAGAGATAAAAATGCTATTTTAGGTATTCCAAGTTTGTTAAAATATGCTTGAGATGCTTCATTAAAAAGCATCTTTTCGCCTTGGTTATTCTGAACTAATATTAAAGCAGTGTTTATTAAAGATTTTTGGACAGGAGTTAGGCTTAAAGATTTCATAGCTGATAGTTTATAGGATGAATTTTTAAAATCTATTATTGCAAGAGATGCCAAACCATAATTAATCCCTCCTCCATGAATTAAGTATGCAGTATTTATATTAACAGAAATAGCCCATGGATAAAGATTTGAAAAATTACAAACCTTAAGTATAATAGGAAAATTAGATAATGCTGGATAAACAAGAATTGTTTGGTTTATCTTTAAGTTGAGTTCATTTTTAACATAATAACTAGGATATGCACAATACGCATCACTAACATTATTATTTCCTATAAATGCAACATCTTTTCCATTAACATAACCAAGGGAAATAACTAAAAAAGTAATATTTTCTATACCGCTTGTATTTCTTAGTTTATTTAACAAATCATTTTTATTTATTAATGAAGTATATGGAGAAACTGAATATCCTGTTATTATTAAGCTGTTCTTACCTCCTAATGATTGTATTATGTTATATAAATTATAAACCCCCATAATTTCCCCTGATATTATTAGAGATGATGTAACTATTGAAGTAAACACTAATATTAGGAAAAGATATGTAGCCTTGTTAAATTGATATCTTATCAATTCTTTCACCTATTGAGATTAGAGATGATAAAAGTGAGGTTAATATTGAGATAAAAAATAATAGACTAATAATTAATGGGTCTGGGATACCATAAGGCAAAACAAGGTTTAATCTAGAGAGAAAGAAGAGACCTAATTGATAAATAAATATGCCTAAAGAAATTCCATATAAAATTATTAATGATGATACTATTAAAGATGATATTATAAAGTAAAAAATTATATTATTTTTTGATAAGCCCATGGTCTTTAGATTAGCAAATGTTGATTCCATATTATTTACCATTTTTTCATATGAAAATACTTGGGCGGGTATTGAAAAAATTAAAATTATTATAGACAGCAACAAAACCAATTTTATTAATGATAGGCTAGATCCAATTAATGCAAGGTTAACTCCATTATTGGTTAATGATATTTGAGTTGCATTAAAATTAAATGGTAATATTATTAATGTAATATTATATGGGGAAGTTATTATACCAGAAATATTGTATGCTTTGCACCCATCATTTAAGCATAGAGAAATCGTTGAATTAACCTCTTTATTCAAATTGCCGCTAATCAATACACCTTCTTTTCCAGTTATAATATTTAAATTCAAATAGCTTAAAAGATAGCTTTCATTTTTTGATCCAAAAATCATGATATTTTTGTTATTAAATTTATATAGTTCCATTGAAATGTTTAGGTTTGTAGTCTGAATTAAATGTGTTGAATAAGAAATTGAGTAAGGTACAGATATTAATGAGCTTGATAATGCAACAGGTATAGAAAGAGTTATCATTAATAATAGGAATGATCTTGAATATAATATAGAGATTAGCATAACATTAATAATATTTTTCATCATACCCCCATTTTGCATTGTGAAAACAAATAAATATATATTTTATAACACAAATTAATTGTGGTGCAGCATGCCCTTTGAATTTATTAAAACAAGTGTTGATAACGTTTATATAATAAGACCTAAAGTATTTGAAGATAATAGAGGATATTTTATGGAAACCTTTGAGAAAAGATCTTTTAGCAATCTTGATTTTAATGTTATTCAAGAAAATCAATCATATTCAAGAAAAGGGGTTCTAAGAGGTCTTCATTTTCAAAAAGGTAAATTTGCTCAGGCAAAAATCGTTAGAGTTATTAAAGGAGAGATCTTTGATGTTGCTGTAGATATAAGGCCTGATTCAAAAACATTTAAAAAATATGTTTCTGCAATTTTATCTGATAAAAATAAGGAAATGCTTTA includes:
- a CDS encoding ABC transporter ATP-binding protein → MIKLIEIKVSKNKKEIIKRANLTLNKGEIVEIYGKNGSGKTTLLKVLSLIQKVDEGNVIYFNKNITNYKESNLSKIRLNYIGYVEQQYRLIPGLNVLESISLPLLLKGINKKEAEKISIELINEMNLKGKEGEVVDNLSGGEKQRVSIASAIAKDPKVLILDEPFSNQDDIGEEIIIKKLKELKIKEKIIVFSSPYMIEGIADKIYIMKEGILMEKD
- the rfbC gene encoding dTDP-4-dehydrorhamnose 3,5-epimerase — encoded protein: MPFEFIKTSVDNVYIIRPKVFEDNRGYFMETFEKRSFSNLDFNVIQENQSYSRKGVLRGLHFQKGKFAQAKIVRVIKGEIFDVAVDIRPDSKTFKKYVSAILSDKNKEMLYIPRGFAHGFEVLSDEAIVVYLVDNFYSPENEGGIIWNDKDINIDWPIKEPILSKKDSSWPTLKQFLENERSEKR
- a CDS encoding permease; protein product: MKNIINVMLISILYSRSFLLLMITLSIPVALSSSLISVPYSISYSTHLIQTTNLNISMELYKFNNKNIMIFGSKNESYLLSYLNLNIITGKEGVLISGNLNKEVNSTISLCLNDGCKAYNISGIITSPYNITLIILPFNFNATQISLTNNGVNLALIGSSLSLIKLVLLLSIIILIFSIPAQVFSYEKMVNNMESTFANLKTMGLSKNNIIFYFIISSLIVSSLIILYGISLGIFIYQLGLFFLSRLNLVLPYGIPDPLIISLLFFISILTSLLSSLISIGERIDKISI
- a CDS encoding glycosyltransferase; this translates as MIISTILLILAISIFIIHISIPTFYYRYMLSNSKCNLKNNEDLDLDNYPLVSIIIPTYNEEKTIEEKIKDILRQDYEKDKMEIIVVDSASNDNTVNIAKKLNVKVFQQSERRGKANALNYALKNVNGDIVIITDADSSWETLDTIKKAVIYLKKFGGVTCIKKVRNNSIESTYRDLYNVLRLGESCIYSTPIAHGEFLAFRRGLIESFNEEIGADDSSSSHEISLKGERFVAVNDIICSELVPKEGYIHWRIRRAKHLIQHFSRAIRDINKVKDKGYKKILIIEYYIHLINPWLLIIALSLDLISSFLGNIISLFLIFAFFISLLSSQIRTWVIMQFLLAISQIKNFFNKEIVWKKEKK